One window of Brevibacillus choshinensis genomic DNA carries:
- a CDS encoding alpha/beta fold hydrolase: MAKLKVGTENGQPIELYFEDLGAGKPVILIHGWPLSGRSWESQVPALIEAGYRVITYDRRGFGQSSQPWNGYDYDTFAMDLHKLIIHLDLNDVTLVGFSMGGGEVARYVGTYGSSRVKKAVLAAAVPPFFYKSAEHPEGGLDEATVQGFQEGLKKDRIAFLDGFSHNFFKAGDRTDLVSESFRAYNLDIASYASPKGTLDCVDAFGRTDFRGDLAKFNIPLLVIHGDSDAIVPLEVSGQLSHEAVAGSQLVVIEGGPHGLNATHPEEFNTALIHFLNTK; this comes from the coding sequence ATGGCTAAATTAAAAGTCGGAACAGAAAACGGACAACCCATTGAATTGTACTTTGAGGATCTTGGCGCAGGCAAACCTGTGATTTTAATCCATGGCTGGCCACTGAGCGGGCGCTCCTGGGAGAGTCAAGTTCCAGCGCTTATCGAAGCAGGTTACCGCGTGATTACCTATGACCGCCGCGGATTCGGACAATCCTCCCAACCGTGGAACGGTTACGACTATGATACGTTTGCGATGGATCTCCATAAGCTAATTATACATCTAGACCTTAACGACGTAACACTGGTCGGATTTTCGATGGGTGGCGGAGAGGTTGCCCGTTATGTTGGCACATACGGATCAAGCCGTGTCAAAAAAGCAGTGTTGGCTGCTGCGGTTCCGCCGTTCTTTTATAAATCTGCCGAGCATCCAGAAGGCGGTCTGGATGAAGCTACCGTTCAGGGCTTCCAAGAGGGTTTGAAAAAAGACCGTATCGCCTTCCTTGACGGCTTCAGTCACAACTTCTTTAAAGCTGGGGATAGAACTGACCTGGTGAGCGAGTCCTTCCGTGCATACAACCTTGATATTGCTTCTTATGCTTCGCCAAAGGGGACGCTGGATTGCGTTGATGCCTTCGGCCGGACGGATTTCCGTGGCGATTTGGCGAAATTCAATATCCCATTGCTTGTTATCCATGGCGATTCTGATGCGATCGTGCCGCTTGAGGTAAGTGGTCAACTGTCCCACGAAGCTGTTGCAGGCAGTCAACTCGTCGTAATTGAAGGTGGACCACATGGTTTGAACGCGACTCACCCAGAAGAATTCAATACCGCTTTGATTCACTTCCTTAATACCAAATGA
- a CDS encoding hydrolase, translating to MFNGKRDLLTADNSAIILVDHQPQMLFGVQSADRQTIINNTVGLAKTAKVFNAPIILTTVAAETFSGPIHPHIQEVFPDHKPIDRTTMNSWEDENFVEAVKKTGRKKLIMAALWTEVCLAFPVIAAIKDGYEVYIVTDASGGSTTEAHNMSIQRMIQAGAIPVTWQAVLLEYQRDWAREETYDAVMSIVMEHSGAYGAGVVYAQTMFGGHGG from the coding sequence ATGTTTAACGGGAAGAGAGATTTACTTACGGCTGATAACTCTGCAATTATTCTTGTAGATCACCAGCCTCAAATGCTCTTTGGTGTTCAAAGTGCTGACCGCCAAACCATCATTAACAATACGGTTGGATTGGCCAAGACAGCCAAAGTTTTCAATGCACCCATCATTCTTACGACCGTAGCTGCGGAAACATTCTCAGGCCCGATTCATCCGCATATTCAAGAGGTATTTCCAGATCATAAACCGATTGACCGTACAACAATGAATTCTTGGGAAGACGAAAATTTCGTAGAAGCTGTGAAGAAAACAGGCCGTAAAAAGCTAATCATGGCAGCACTTTGGACGGAAGTTTGTCTTGCTTTCCCTGTAATTGCTGCCATCAAAGACGGATATGAAGTATACATTGTAACGGATGCTTCTGGTGGGAGTACTACGGAAGCGCATAACATGTCCATTCAACGCATGATACAAGCAGGAGCAATCCCCGTTACTTGGCAGGCTGTTCTGCTTGAGTACCAACGCGATTGGGCACGCGAAGAAACATATGACGCAGTTATGTCGATCGTTATGGAACACAGCGGGGCTTATGGTGCGGGTGTTGTTTATGCCCAAACGATGTTTGGCGGCCACGGGGGATAA
- a CDS encoding Dps family protein, translated as MKTTAETKTIQEIQEILNKQVSNWSVLYVKLHNFHWYVKGSQFFTLHTKFQEFYEAAALYIDDLAERVLVLGGKPEATMKRYLEISSIKEAKGDESAEQMIDALIEDFNIVVEELKVGMEKAGKANDETTADMLLAIHSTVEKNIWMLKAFNNR; from the coding sequence ATGAAAACTACCGCGGAAACTAAAACGATTCAAGAGATTCAGGAGATTTTGAACAAACAAGTTTCAAACTGGAGCGTGCTGTATGTAAAGCTGCACAACTTTCACTGGTATGTGAAAGGCTCTCAGTTCTTCACACTGCACACAAAATTCCAAGAGTTCTATGAAGCAGCGGCACTCTACATCGATGATCTTGCCGAGCGTGTGCTCGTTCTAGGAGGCAAACCAGAAGCAACCATGAAGCGCTACCTGGAGATCTCCAGCATTAAGGAGGCCAAGGGCGATGAGAGTGCCGAGCAGATGATCGATGCTTTGATTGAGGATTTCAACATTGTTGTCGAGGAGCTGAAGGTAGGGATGGAGAAGGCTGGGAAAGCGAATGATGAAACAACAGCCGACATGCTACTTGCGATCCACAGCACGGTTGAGAAAAATATATGGATGCTTAAAGCTTTCAACAACCGTTAA
- a CDS encoding XapX domain-containing protein yields MWSILLALGTGIVIGVVFQSLRIPSPAPPMLGLIGLIGMFLGQRLIPWIKLLLNH; encoded by the coding sequence ATGTGGTCTATATTATTAGCGCTAGGTACCGGGATTGTGATTGGAGTTGTTTTTCAATCCCTGCGTATACCGTCCCCGGCCCCTCCAATGTTAGGGTTGATAGGGCTCATTGGCATGTTTCTAGGACAACGGCTTATCCCGTGGATTAAATTGCTGCTGAATCATTAA
- a CDS encoding amidohydrolase: protein MSIETNMIEADLLIFNANIVTMDESNPMATAVAIKGDRFLAVGSDSDIMQYKGPVTEVVDGNKRILIPGLNDSHIHLIRGGLNYNLELRWDGVPSIADALRMLKNQVDRTPAPHWVRVVGGWTEFQFKERRMPTLDEINLIAPETPVFILNLYRQAFLNKAALRVVGYTKDTPNPPGGEIQRDSKGNPTGMLIARPNATILYATLAKGPKLSYEDQLNSTRLFMRELNRFGITSVIDAGGGFQNYPDDYQVYEELDKRGEITVRTAYNLFTQHPNHELDDFQSWTATSQPYTGSPYYRHNGAGEMLVYSAADFEDFVEPRPELPAVLENDLFGVTRHLVQQRWPFRLHATYGESISRFLDVFERVNKEVPFKDLRWILDHAETIREKDLERVVALGGSIAVQNRMAFQGEYFVDRYGAEAAENSPPITKMLTAGLRVGVGTDATRVASYNPWVALYWLVTGKTLGGLSLYPASNRLDRHQALRMYTSGNAWFSREEDVKGKIKAGQYADLSILSDNFFQVPEEEIKRIESVFTVVGGKIVYGSLEFQRLSPPAPKASPDWAPHNYFGGYYKDSNHGGGGGAALHMPHSHHSHHKCNHHHGNGFCDLDCFVF from the coding sequence ATGTCGATTGAGACTAACATGATAGAGGCTGACCTATTGATTTTCAACGCTAACATTGTGACGATGGACGAATCTAACCCCATGGCAACGGCAGTAGCGATTAAGGGAGACCGTTTTTTAGCCGTAGGCAGTGATTCCGACATTATGCAGTATAAAGGACCTGTAACTGAAGTCGTGGATGGAAATAAACGCATTCTGATTCCAGGATTAAATGATTCCCATATTCATCTCATACGCGGTGGATTGAACTATAACCTCGAACTTCGTTGGGATGGAGTGCCATCGATTGCCGACGCCTTGCGTATGTTAAAAAATCAAGTGGACCGCACGCCTGCACCGCATTGGGTTCGGGTTGTAGGCGGATGGACAGAGTTTCAATTTAAGGAGCGCCGGATGCCGACATTGGATGAAATCAATCTGATTGCTCCGGAGACTCCGGTATTCATTCTTAATTTATACCGGCAAGCCTTTTTGAACAAAGCAGCCTTGCGGGTAGTTGGGTATACGAAGGATACTCCTAATCCGCCGGGCGGAGAAATTCAGCGGGATAGCAAAGGCAATCCGACTGGAATGCTAATTGCACGACCGAATGCAACGATATTGTATGCCACTCTTGCAAAGGGACCAAAGCTTTCCTATGAAGATCAGTTGAATTCCACACGGCTGTTTATGCGGGAATTAAATCGCTTTGGAATTACGAGTGTAATTGATGCTGGCGGCGGTTTTCAGAACTACCCCGATGATTATCAAGTTTATGAGGAACTGGATAAACGTGGGGAGATTACCGTCCGTACGGCATACAATCTTTTTACCCAACACCCAAATCATGAACTGGACGATTTTCAATCATGGACAGCCACTTCGCAGCCTTATACAGGCAGCCCTTACTATCGTCACAACGGCGCGGGTGAAATGCTGGTTTACAGTGCGGCTGATTTCGAAGACTTCGTTGAGCCCCGTCCGGAATTGCCTGCTGTGTTGGAGAATGATTTATTCGGGGTAACCAGACATCTGGTGCAACAACGATGGCCTTTCCGGCTCCACGCAACGTATGGTGAGTCGATCTCACGCTTCCTCGACGTGTTTGAACGTGTAAATAAAGAAGTTCCATTTAAAGATTTACGCTGGATTTTAGACCATGCTGAAACGATTCGTGAGAAGGATTTGGAACGTGTCGTCGCTTTAGGTGGTTCGATTGCCGTTCAAAACCGGATGGCTTTTCAAGGAGAATATTTCGTCGATAGGTACGGAGCAGAAGCAGCGGAAAACTCACCTCCCATTACAAAGATGCTTACGGCAGGATTGAGAGTAGGTGTAGGTACAGACGCTACAAGGGTAGCCAGTTATAACCCGTGGGTTGCCCTCTATTGGCTGGTTACTGGAAAAACGCTTGGTGGGCTTAGCTTGTACCCTGCTTCTAATCGGTTGGACCGCCATCAAGCGCTTCGTATGTATACATCCGGTAATGCTTGGTTCTCGAGGGAGGAGGACGTAAAGGGAAAAATTAAAGCAGGCCAATATGCGGACCTGTCGATCTTGTCTGATAACTTCTTCCAAGTTCCGGAAGAAGAAATTAAGAGAATCGAATCGGTGTTTACGGTCGTAGGCGGAAAGATTGTTTATGGATCACTTGAATTTCAAAGACTATCACCCCCGGCTCCTAAAGCCAGTCCGGACTGGGCACCACACAATTACTTTGGTGGGTACTATAAGGACTCAAATCATGGAGGCGGTGGTGGCGCCGCGTTACATATGCCCCATAGCCATCATAGTCATCATAAATGCAATCATCATCACGGCAACGGTTTTTGCGACTTGGATTGCTTCGTGTTCTGA
- a CDS encoding CDGSH iron-sulfur domain-containing protein, protein MSNVTIKVMDNGPLRVTGNVELVDAEGNRFETKESFILCRCGLSNQKPFCDLTHKGKFESTTRA, encoded by the coding sequence ATGTCCAATGTAACGATTAAAGTGATGGACAACGGTCCGTTGCGTGTAACGGGTAATGTAGAATTGGTGGATGCAGAAGGGAACCGCTTTGAGACAAAAGAATCTTTCATTCTTTGTCGTTGCGGATTATCAAACCAAAAGCCATTCTGTGACTTGACACACAAAGGTAAATTCGAAAGCACTACTCGGGCTTAA
- a CDS encoding MFS transporter gives MGNEQFIRSSNIAFITGILFWCTLVVVSCVYLTIPLIAVFVDVFKVSSSQAAWSSSAFSFAFAGGGLLFGVLSDRFGRKKMMLSGLLLLTVITPLIGNVDSFSWLVALRALQGLAASMFPPSVLAYAMEMFPVERRATIIGFISTAFLMATIVGQIYSSFVVLKLVNWSYVFYLLSAVYGISSILLTFFIPNDKIQQTTGSFVTSFLRVGDIFKRKGLPLCYIVSASLFISLVGFFATLGSYLSSPIFGLSHQDILWVRAIGILGMAVSPFAGRLVTKIGVKNVLWCGLILAGSGLGLLGLSLNIIYLISMSVVFVLGIAMALPSLISLIGHMAGEIRAIAVSFHMFMVFIGASLGSIISIYLIDVRGYLFTFEILAGLLFLSMIVPFFIQLEEQHALGKN, from the coding sequence TTGGGTAACGAACAATTTATTAGATCGTCAAATATCGCATTCATTACCGGAATCCTTTTCTGGTGTACTTTAGTTGTAGTATCGTGTGTGTATTTAACTATTCCATTAATAGCAGTGTTTGTAGATGTATTCAAAGTGTCGTCTTCGCAAGCTGCTTGGAGTAGCAGTGCCTTCTCGTTTGCTTTTGCAGGTGGGGGTCTACTGTTTGGAGTTTTATCAGATCGATTTGGACGAAAAAAAATGATGCTATCGGGGTTATTATTGCTTACGGTAATAACACCACTAATAGGTAATGTCGACAGTTTTTCTTGGCTTGTTGCTCTTCGGGCCTTGCAAGGTTTAGCGGCATCGATGTTCCCACCGTCTGTTTTGGCTTATGCGATGGAAATGTTTCCGGTTGAAAGGAGAGCAACCATTATCGGGTTCATTAGTACGGCTTTTTTAATGGCCACCATCGTTGGACAAATATATAGCAGCTTTGTTGTTTTGAAGTTAGTAAATTGGTCCTATGTATTCTACCTACTTTCCGCAGTATATGGAATATCTTCTATCTTGCTTACCTTTTTTATACCAAACGACAAAATACAGCAAACAACTGGCAGCTTTGTTACTTCTTTTTTGCGGGTAGGCGATATTTTCAAACGAAAAGGATTACCTCTGTGCTACATCGTTTCCGCTTCACTCTTTATTTCGCTTGTCGGATTTTTCGCGACTCTTGGAAGTTACTTAAGCAGCCCGATCTTCGGGTTAAGTCATCAAGATATTCTATGGGTTCGTGCGATTGGTATTTTGGGCATGGCAGTTTCTCCGTTTGCCGGAAGATTGGTTACAAAAATTGGTGTCAAGAACGTATTATGGTGTGGATTAATCTTAGCTGGAAGCGGCTTAGGATTGTTAGGTTTGAGTCTTAACATCATTTATTTAATATCGATGAGTGTTGTATTTGTACTGGGAATAGCTATGGCTCTTCCATCATTAATCTCACTAATCGGTCACATGGCTGGGGAAATCCGAGCGATTGCGGTTTCGTTTCATATGTTTATGGTGTTCATAGGCGCTTCTCTTGGGTCGATCATTTCCATTTATCTGATAGATGTCAGGGGCTATTTATTCACTTTTGAAATCTTGGCAGGATTATTGTTCTTAAGCATGATTGTGCCCTTTTTTATTCAATTGGAAGAACAACACGCACTTGGGAAAAACTAA
- a CDS encoding ring-cleaving dioxygenase has translation MTLETAGIHHITAFSRNPQENVNFYAGILGLRLVKKTINFDAPEVYHLYFGDKSGSPGSIMTFFPWPNSRRGEIGGGQVGIITFVVPHGSLDFWEERLNSFDITPIKATRFQETYLQFRDNDGLHLELVEREEGISNSWSFGGIPADKTIKGFGGAVLLSVNAEKTMHVLENVMGLKKVGEDAGYSRFQASGDIGNLIDIPLDNQKWGHGGAGTVHHIAWRAKDFLEHEQWHQKVTERGYKPTHIIDRQYFNAIYFREDGGILFEIATDPPGFARDEAPDSLGEKLMLPEWYESERDKIEANLASIEVRVLEGDKK, from the coding sequence ATGACATTAGAAACTGCAGGGATCCATCATATTACAGCATTTTCACGTAATCCGCAGGAGAACGTCAATTTTTATGCAGGCATACTCGGTCTTAGGCTCGTTAAGAAAACCATCAACTTTGACGCTCCAGAGGTTTACCACCTTTATTTCGGTGATAAATCAGGAAGTCCTGGCTCTATAATGACTTTTTTTCCTTGGCCTAACTCTCGGCGGGGAGAAATTGGTGGGGGGCAAGTCGGTATAATTACGTTTGTCGTGCCGCACGGCTCACTTGACTTCTGGGAAGAACGACTCAACAGCTTTGACATTACCCCAATTAAAGCAACCAGGTTTCAAGAAACTTATCTTCAGTTTAGGGATAACGATGGGCTTCATCTTGAACTTGTTGAGCGCGAAGAAGGAATAAGCAACAGTTGGTCATTTGGCGGAATTCCTGCGGACAAAACGATTAAAGGATTCGGCGGTGCCGTTCTGCTCAGCGTAAACGCAGAGAAGACGATGCATGTGCTCGAAAATGTCATGGGTCTGAAAAAAGTAGGAGAAGACGCCGGATATTCACGTTTTCAAGCTTCCGGAGATATCGGGAATCTGATCGATATTCCTCTTGATAATCAGAAGTGGGGGCATGGAGGAGCTGGTACGGTTCATCACATTGCCTGGCGTGCGAAAGACTTCCTGGAGCATGAGCAATGGCATCAAAAAGTAACTGAGAGAGGTTATAAACCAACTCATATTATAGATCGGCAGTACTTCAATGCGATTTATTTCCGGGAGGACGGCGGCATCTTATTTGAAATTGCAACTGATCCTCCAGGTTTCGCACGCGATGAAGCTCCCGATTCTTTAGGTGAAAAATTGATGCTCCCGGAGTGGTACGAATCCGAACGCGATAAAATTGAAGCTAACTTGGCCTCAATTGAAGTGAGAGTGCTTGAAGGGGACAAGAAATGA
- a CDS encoding alpha/beta hydrolase — protein MRHIFEKGSDLHAPTLVLFHGTGGTEQDLLPLATLVSPKSSILSLRGNVLENGMPRFFKRISEGVFDEEDLVFRTKEVNEFLNQSAKEYGFDRDNLVAIGYSNGANIIASLLFHYQNVFRGAILHHPMIPLRGIQLPDLSDVPIFIGAGKNDPICSPRETEELQSLLRDSGAVVRVHWENNGHQLIYNEAKAAAIWFREKFQNQSDHEKRADSITSDDTFI, from the coding sequence ATGAGACACATCTTTGAAAAGGGCAGCGATTTACACGCGCCCACACTTGTCCTTTTTCACGGGACGGGCGGGACGGAGCAAGATTTGTTGCCACTGGCAACGCTCGTTTCCCCAAAATCGTCCATTCTCTCCTTAAGGGGAAATGTGCTGGAAAACGGAATGCCACGTTTCTTTAAACGAATCTCGGAAGGCGTGTTTGACGAAGAGGATTTAGTATTCCGCACCAAAGAAGTGAATGAATTCTTGAACCAGTCCGCCAAGGAATACGGGTTTGATCGCGATAATTTGGTTGCCATCGGCTATTCGAACGGAGCGAATATCATTGCGAGCCTTCTTTTCCATTATCAAAATGTGTTCAGAGGGGCCATCCTTCATCATCCGATGATTCCATTGCGCGGTATCCAATTGCCGGACTTGTCTGATGTACCTATTTTTATCGGTGCCGGGAAAAATGATCCGATTTGTTCCCCACGTGAGACAGAGGAGCTCCAAAGCTTGCTGCGTGATTCGGGAGCTGTTGTAAGAGTTCATTGGGAAAACAACGGTCACCAATTAATCTATAACGAAGCGAAAGCAGCTGCGATATGGTTTAGGGAAAAATTTCAAAATCAGTCTGATCATGAAAAGAGGGCGGACAGTATAACGAGTGATGATACTTTTATATGA
- a CDS encoding low temperature requirement protein A, which translates to MRAIKGSAEVVAEKKVTWLELFYDLLFVAAVSKANHVLLHSSYGTISVEYLIKFVLIFIPIWWSWVGQTLFNNRFGQDIGTHRIFMIFQLFFVLIMTASLSVNFDRYYIPFFVGYIGSRALTAIQYLTVHKSNRTHQRMTAKYLGTYFWIGIVISTSSLFFDSWIRYAILYAGIAVDIMLPLFSRRYLIITPTHTHHLLERFGLFTLILIGESVISILTVLQSSSWTWTSILFALFTFVLVIAMWWQYFNNLERKVSKEIQTAGQTIIYGHLFIYVSMGFIAASIQLLFQQQLHYPLMLGFIFGSVLLYFISTSFVFHRYRQKHTRLRACSLAVLLGLLGCLYALDNIFYVPNYVVIGEMMMFFIIYAKVTT; encoded by the coding sequence ATGAGAGCAATTAAAGGCAGTGCTGAGGTTGTAGCCGAGAAAAAAGTAACTTGGTTGGAACTTTTTTATGATTTGCTTTTTGTAGCGGCAGTGTCAAAAGCTAACCATGTCTTGTTACATTCTAGCTATGGGACCATTTCCGTTGAATATTTAATCAAATTTGTTTTAATATTCATTCCAATCTGGTGGAGTTGGGTGGGACAAACGCTCTTTAATAATCGCTTTGGCCAGGATATTGGTACTCATCGGATTTTCATGATCTTTCAACTGTTTTTTGTTCTTATTATGACAGCAAGCCTATCCGTCAATTTTGATCGATACTATATTCCCTTCTTTGTAGGCTATATTGGTTCGAGAGCACTGACAGCCATTCAATATCTTACGGTACACAAATCAAATCGAACACATCAGCGAATGACCGCAAAATATTTGGGGACTTACTTTTGGATAGGGATAGTCATATCTACCTCCTCGCTTTTCTTTGACTCATGGATCCGTTATGCGATTCTGTATGCTGGAATAGCTGTAGACATCATGCTGCCATTATTCAGCCGGCGGTACCTGATCATTACACCCACACATACCCATCACTTATTGGAGCGATTTGGATTATTTACACTTATTCTTATTGGTGAGTCGGTTATTAGTATCCTTACGGTCTTACAGTCTAGTAGCTGGACCTGGACATCTATTTTGTTCGCCTTATTTACATTTGTATTGGTGATTGCAATGTGGTGGCAGTATTTTAATAATCTGGAAAGGAAAGTGAGTAAGGAGATACAAACAGCCGGCCAAACGATTATTTATGGTCATTTATTCATTTATGTATCCATGGGTTTTATAGCTGCTTCGATCCAATTACTATTTCAGCAGCAACTACATTATCCACTTATGTTGGGTTTTATTTTCGGGTCGGTTCTGCTTTATTTTATTTCAACATCATTTGTTTTCCACCGATACAGACAGAAACATACAAGGTTGAGAGCCTGCTCTTTGGCGGTATTATTAGGACTGCTCGGATGTTTATATGCGTTGGACAACATTTTTTACGTACCTAATTATGTTGTAATTGGAGAAATGATGATGTTCTTTATCATTTATGCGAAAGTAACGACTTGA
- a CDS encoding N-acetyltransferase, with the protein MSDDFKQYVGKDLDVIFHPGRCVHSAKCVSGLPGVFNIKKKPWVHVDGETADKIASQINNCPSGALEYVWKSNLLNGGKQMFEIKEGTNGFYVGEEDHKEAEIHYVQNGNHIIIVDHTIVSDSLKGQGVGQALVKRLVEFARTKEIKIMPLCPFAKSQFDRHKDYADVLL; encoded by the coding sequence TTGAGTGATGATTTTAAGCAATATGTAGGGAAAGATCTCGACGTTATATTTCACCCAGGAAGATGCGTTCATTCGGCAAAATGTGTTAGTGGGTTACCCGGAGTATTCAATATTAAAAAGAAACCATGGGTTCATGTCGATGGAGAAACGGCTGATAAAATAGCATCTCAAATTAATAATTGTCCAAGTGGTGCGTTGGAATATGTATGGAAATCAAACCTTTTGAATGGGGGAAAACAAATGTTCGAAATTAAAGAAGGTACGAACGGTTTTTATGTTGGAGAAGAGGATCATAAAGAAGCTGAAATTCATTACGTTCAAAATGGAAATCATATTATTATAGTAGATCACACGATCGTTTCCGATAGTCTAAAAGGTCAAGGTGTAGGACAGGCGTTAGTGAAGAGATTAGTCGAATTTGCTCGGACGAAAGAAATCAAGATTATGCCATTATGTCCTTTTGCCAAAAGTCAATTTGACCGCCATAAAGATTATGCTGATGTACTGTTGTAA
- a CDS encoding LysR family transcriptional regulator has product MNKSLLQLMVKIADTKSFTQAGKELNMTQPAVSKAVNGLETELGVTLLIRNRRHGVKLTPIGERIIRIFRAILSDYEKVDQEIAHELGLEKGLVRIGAFPEASSYFVPKIISHITKKYPNIEFTILEGTVTEVKGWIDTQRIDIGFIIASPPDKEFNTFPLHQEEMYAVLNKEHPFTTKNMIQATDLLDQPLIFCKSGFETPVIDWFEKSRGKPKVRYEINNYMTGINLVHEGLGIAIMPELTLLHLPENVLIRKLDPPVYRNIHMSVLSFEDSGISVKLFIETALQLFPQFFARFK; this is encoded by the coding sequence ATGAATAAATCATTATTGCAATTAATGGTTAAAATTGCTGATACAAAGAGTTTCACACAAGCTGGAAAAGAATTGAATATGACTCAGCCAGCTGTAAGTAAAGCAGTCAACGGTCTTGAGACAGAACTTGGGGTGACTCTTTTGATTCGAAATCGTCGTCATGGAGTCAAGCTTACACCTATAGGCGAACGCATCATACGTATTTTCAGAGCAATTTTATCCGATTATGAAAAGGTTGATCAGGAAATTGCTCATGAATTGGGACTTGAAAAAGGGCTAGTCAGAATAGGCGCATTTCCTGAGGCCTCCTCTTATTTCGTCCCTAAAATTATCAGCCACATAACTAAAAAATATCCTAATATCGAATTTACCATTTTAGAAGGAACTGTAACCGAAGTGAAAGGGTGGATCGATACCCAACGTATTGATATCGGATTTATCATTGCTAGTCCACCAGATAAGGAATTCAACACCTTTCCACTACACCAAGAAGAAATGTATGCTGTGCTAAACAAGGAACATCCTTTTACTACAAAGAATATGATTCAAGCAACAGATCTCTTGGATCAGCCTTTGATTTTTTGCAAATCAGGATTTGAAACTCCAGTTATAGATTGGTTTGAAAAATCCCGCGGGAAACCGAAAGTGAGATACGAAATCAATAACTATATGACAGGAATTAATTTGGTTCATGAGGGGCTCGGTATCGCAATCATGCCCGAATTAACCCTGTTACATTTACCTGAAAACGTCCTTATACGCAAACTTGATCCCCCAGTGTATCGTAATATTCATATGTCCGTTTTGTCGTTTGAGGATAGTGGGATTTCTGTAAAATTATTTATTGAAACAGCACTGCAATTATTTCCGCAATTCTTTGCTAGATTCAAATGA